CAAGATTGACTGATATGATATATTCAAAACCATACACAGCTAAATAAtgacagataaaataataatctgaTTACTATGTACATGATGGAATACTTCCAGGATGTATGTAGGGCATTTGTAAGATCACAAATATTTGATGAAGctacacagatataaataatgCCAATCTTCCTTTGGGATGTATTATGTAACTCTACAAATATACAAGATTCATTTCAAGGCAATAAATAAACGTGTAGTCCTTGTACAGTTTACAATTCTCTGAGGTTAAGCTGAAAAACTGCATCAAAAACCTTTGAGTAAGAGAAATGCAAAGACAAGTTTAACTTTTCTCAGCTCCTTATTCCTgatttgaatataaaaaagaggataTGCAAATTCATGCAATGAAGAACTGGTAATAAAAATTCTGCAATAAACCTCCCTTAGGTCtgatggaatgaatgaatgaataactcctcatacagtttttctttttctttatgctttCTTTCGGCCTTTTTCTAATTCTACATTCTTGAGATCACGAagggaaactaaaagaaaaaatacacaaagccCAAGGGAAGGTCAGccttgtttccttttatttcttggcAAGGGCCATTCCTAGACCTATCAGGGCCCCTACACCCAGTATTGCTCCTCCAGCAATGGCAGCTCCCTTCATGGCATCTGAAAAATGTTAAGAAAGAAACATTacaagtaattacaataataataattaaaaaaaagtgtatttgagTACAAGAGcaatgtgaatgtgtgaatgcaaatgtgaatttgtgtgtgtgggtgggctaggttgggggggggggggggtcagcaacTGGTTTCCCTTGGCCTATATATTTAACAATGCAGTCATAGCAGGGAAGGTTCCAAACTAAGGCTATAACCTGCATCAGTCCACATAGCTCAAGACTGTAATCCTTTGTTATAAAAAGAGTTTAAGATACTATACTCATCTTTGGTATTTGTTCAACAGGCAAAACAGGAGGTTGTGTAAAATGGTATTCCTGGAGTTGTTTAACAAAGTTCTTTATACACAAATGTTAGGACAATTACACAAACTCCCAAATGGCAAGAATAGAATATCAAGGTGACCGTCTGAGGCATGCAAAGTTCCACCCACCTGAGCCTTggacataatataatacaacctGCCCCTTCCCTTCAAGAATGTAACATTGACATTAATTAAAGGGTTACATGGAATCAAGCTACCAAACTGAAGATCTAGCTATATATCACAAATGTGACATTTGTGATACTTTTAACACTAGTTCTTGtggatttcataataataataataataatatcaacaatcacaaaaataaaaataattatgataacaataacgatgatgatatagccaataccaataatgataatgataatgataatgatattgatgatatatgatgatgatgatgatgatgatgatgatgatgatgatgatgatgatgatgatgataacaatgacaacaacactaacaataataagaattaatatactgatgatgctgataataaaaatcataattatcataaacataatcataataataataatagcagcaataataataataataataataataataataataataataataataataataggagaaaggtagaaaaaaaaaaataaaaataacaaagacaaacacacctttttccatttttttcttaattactgtTTCCAGCTCCTGAACTTGTCTGTTGCCAGGCTCGACTCGAAGCAGACCCTTCAAATAGTTAAGAGCAGTCTGGTATTCCTGCAggtataaataagattaaaaagaatGTATACTAGTAGGTATCATtcattacctatctatctccctatctaaacataaattatataattataaaaaaaaaaaaaaaaaaaaaaaaaaaaaatacatatatgtgtgtgtgtgtgtgtatatatatgtgtatacatatatatatatatatatatatatatatatatatacatatatatatatatatatatatatatatatatatatatatataatatatatatatatatatatatatatacatattatatattatatccacacacacacacacacacacacacacacacacacacacacacacacacacacacacacacacacacacacacacacacacacacacacacacacacacacacacacacacacacgcacacacacacacacacacacatatatatatataaattcatacatataaaatctatctatctatctatctatctacctatctatacacatatattatatatgtgtgtgtgtgtgtgtgtgtgtgtgtgtgtgtgtgtgtgtgtgtgtgtgggtgtgtgtgggtgtgtgtgggtgtgtgtgggtgtgtgtgggtgtgtgtgggtgtgtgtgggtgtgtgtgggtgtgtgtgggtgtgtgtgggtgtgtgggtgtgtgtgggtgtgtgtgggtgtgtgtgtgtgtgtgtgtgtgggtgtgcgtatattacatatatatatctatatatatatttttaaataaataaatacatacatataaatacatatatatataatatagttatttatatatatataatatagttatttatatatatatatatatatatatatatatacatttatacttatatatacatataaatatacaaacaaacaaacaaacaaacaaattaattaattaattaatgtatgtatgtctgtacgtgTCTTTATATCTAAAccactctctatctctgtgtgtgtacatatatatatgtatatatatatatatatatatgtatatatatatatatatgtatatatatatatatatatatatatatatatatatatatatatagtatatatatatatatagtatatatatattatatatattagtatatatatatatattatgtaatattatatatattatataatataataatatatataatatataatatatatgtaatatatatatatgtatatatatattattatattatacatatatatatatatatatatatatatatatattatatatatatatattatatatatatatattataatatctaattatactTGGCTGGATGAGGTGATCAGAAATAATTCAAATGGACTTTTTTACAAATATCTTACCTTCAAACGAGCATTCCCAATTGCAAGGTAGAACACATAATCTCGTTTGCCGATTTCATCTGGTCTTTTGTAGAGCTCCTCCAGGAGAACCACACCTCGCTGGATGTCTGCCGGGTATCTgtcataacatatacacacatgctagtGCAGTTTCAAGATCAAGTATGCTTTCTCATTAAATTAACTgagatatgtataaaaaacacacacacacacacacacacacacacacacacacacacacacacacacacacacacacacacacacacacacacacacacacgtgaataaaattttaatgagcGCACACCTCGTGAATATATGtagttaatttttttccttaaaatttttcttaagtATTCAAATTCAACATTTCCTCATGAAagtgaaaaatgatgaaagaaaagtCATTAAGCTTTAACCCTGAATTTGTGGTAAATAAACCATTAGTAACATGTATATGCatcacttaaaaaaagaaattcctcattttcttttatacaaaGGAATACGACAACATCACACTGATCACAATCCACATCAATGATACAATATCTTACCTGCTACGAACAAGGAAGCAGGCGTACTCAAACTGAGTAGTGCTAGAGACTTCGCCTTTCACTAATTCATCATTGTACTTCTTTTCAAAGAcctgaaattttaaaatagatatatgaaaacaCTCTTAAGAGAGTGACATGTATGTGGTACTTTAATCTTGACAGAAATGTAACAGCAtgagaagattttaaaaattaggtAATTGGGGGATGTTAACTTCTACTATCCaaatcatgtcatgaaaaaaattggcACGAGGGGCAAGTGATGTGAACATGCCatcatgggaaaatctggctgtgGGCCAGGGTGATGAGAACTTGCAGTTGTGAGTATTTTGACTGAAGACTGATTGAAAGGAATGACTTGCCATGAGTGCAAAAAGCTCTAGGAGGGTAACAGACTCATTTGGCATTCAAAAAGgggcttttacattttttccattgacaaacaagtgtggaatgtactATCTGTGAGCCATGACTAGAAGTATGACAGCTCcagggaggacactatttccaGGCTCTTATGACTGAAGGCACagattgtattacagaaaattgagagagatgatatggagtctgtctATTACCATCaggataaagaaaattaaatgacaaatatagacattggaaaatggaaaaaagttaaaaaccccatatgcagaaaaagagaaaataacattgcaaaggggaggcactGAGTCTTGTCACCacatataagtgtttgtgtgcacTCGGCCTACAAGTGTCACCCATCAGAGTAGCCACTCAAGTAAGCCAATTCCTGTATTTTAGTCcgtaactaaaaatcatatggaaggattttgatttcagtgcacctgaacattcttgtatgAACAtcttataacgtgttcaaacatgaacccctaAATACAGGTAATAACACATCGCTGCCAGTTGGAAGTCaagcaccattcaagcaacatggaatccaccaaaatccaggccaggacaaacattaaattcatagtGAGACtcagttgggagaataggcaaatctgaaacaagtttatggtgaaatGTTACAAAGAAATCAACCTAGAAATGGATAAGTTGGTTCAgcagtggaagaaacgaaattgaatatGAGCCCCGCAGTGGTAGGCCATCAACCTCAATTAGTAAGGAAAACATTGATGTTGTTAGCGACATGACTGAAAAGGATAGTCATGTatccactgaatcagtagcagacatactcatactgtgtgtgtgcgtgcatggaatccaccaaaatacgtgtgcgtgcgtgcgtgcgtgcgtgcatacgtgtgtgtgtgtgtgtggagagtgaaTGTGAGGGTCAGGGTGAGGGTGaactgtgagtgagtgtgagcatatgtacatgtatatgtacttgtatatgtacatttatttgcTTATCATGTATAACATCTAGTCCTCTACTGAGTGTGAGTCTGAACCACCTGAGATTTGTTTATGAAGCAGATGGAGGAAGTATGGAAGTATGGTAATAAATCTACTGGGGTGTATGATTAGGAAGAATAGAACTTTATTAAAATGCTGAAAATATGCAACAATTAACCACTGATATGCGTAACCTGTACTGTCACATAACAATTAAATGGACGAAATGTTACAATGCTGatatgagaaaatataaaaagaaaatgtagtaCATCCCTGAACTCATGTTTTCTTTGGTTAAGGGTTCTGATTCTTTTACTAAATACCAATCACATGTCCTTAAGTTCTAATTACTGAGATCCATGTTACTGTTACTTTCTGTGGCCTGGTCTTATGCACTAAAAGTGTGCCAAAAAGTTGTGATGTGGGAGCAGTTCTTGTATAATTAGCACAGATTTGGGGCTCAGAGGTTGTGGGGGAGCAGACAGATTTGTGGGATGTGGAGGATGTGTACAAAGCTTGGGATCTTTCAACCATATGTTCACAAACATGTAACAGTGCCAAGGGATTTATAGATTA
The genomic region above belongs to Penaeus monodon isolate SGIC_2016 chromosome 16, NSTDA_Pmon_1, whole genome shotgun sequence and contains:
- the LOC119582788 gene encoding mitochondrial fission 1 protein-like: MEDVLSEVCSSEDLKVFEKKYNDELVKGEVSSTTQFEYACFLVRSRYPADIQRGVVLLEELYKRPDEIGKRDYVFYLAIGNARLKEYQTALNYLKGLLRVEPGNRQVQELETVIKKKMEKDAMKGAAIAGGAILGVGALIGLGMALAKK